One genomic region from Desulfomonilaceae bacterium encodes:
- the cas2e gene encoding type I-E CRISPR-associated endoribonuclease Cas2e encodes MVIVILEKVPRGLRGELTRWMLELRTGVFVGSVSGMVRERLWHKLSDESRDGSCLMVHSDNTEQGFSIRILGEPSRHVVDFEGLSLIRLPQ; translated from the coding sequence ATGGTTATAGTGATCCTTGAAAAGGTTCCCCGAGGGCTTAGAGGAGAATTGACACGATGGATGCTTGAACTGAGGACGGGAGTATTTGTTGGAAGTGTCTCAGGAATGGTTAGGGAGCGTTTGTGGCACAAGTTGTCCGATGAATCCCGAGATGGTTCGTGCCTGATGGTCCATAGCGACAACACAGAGCAAGGATTCTCGATAAGAATTTTGGGCGAGCCCAGTCGTCACGTCGTTGACTTCGAGGGGTTGTCTTTGATAAGACTGCCGCAATAA
- the thiS gene encoding sulfur carrier protein ThiS: protein MDGSLKFILNGYPEDFKDATLTIQILLETLQEDDPGVIVELNGQFIHRHDFASRFINEGDRVEIIHPSFGG from the coding sequence ATGGACGGTAGCCTGAAATTCATATTGAACGGATACCCCGAAGACTTTAAAGACGCGACTCTCACCATCCAGATTCTTCTTGAAACACTCCAGGAAGATGACCCTGGGGTGATAGTCGAGCTTAACGGTCAATTCATTCATAGACACGATTTTGCGAGTCGTTTCATTAACGAGGGAGACCGAGTCGAAATCATCCATCCGTCGTTTGGCGGTTAA
- the cas1e gene encoding type I-E CRISPR-associated endonuclease Cas1e, which translates to MRTQDLNILPRFRDGWSYLYVEHCKIEQEAKSIALFDAAGKVPVPCATLCLLLMGPGTSVTHAAISALADNGCLVCWCGEEGVRFYAYGQGKTRHAHNLLLQAQLWADSEQRLRVVRKMYSMRFDSPLEESLTLRQIRGKEGIRVRETYAEASRETGVPWLGRCYDRSDWKNSDPVNRALSAANSCLYGICQAGILALGLSPALGFIHTGKMLSFVYDIADLYKTQLSIPIAFQTVAKGETEIESRVRKAVRDKLKETKLLQTIVADTQFVLDLRSRNRPKPEEMDFDSDPALPGELWDPAGANQTGGINYFDEPTLGDENGYSDP; encoded by the coding sequence ATGAGGACCCAAGATCTGAATATTTTGCCTCGGTTTCGAGACGGATGGAGCTATCTGTATGTTGAACATTGCAAGATCGAACAAGAAGCCAAATCCATAGCCCTGTTCGATGCCGCGGGAAAGGTTCCCGTGCCATGCGCAACCCTTTGTTTGTTGTTGATGGGGCCGGGAACGAGCGTCACACATGCTGCGATATCTGCGTTGGCGGACAATGGTTGTCTTGTATGTTGGTGTGGTGAGGAAGGCGTGCGTTTTTACGCCTATGGTCAGGGAAAGACGAGGCATGCTCACAATCTGCTTCTTCAGGCGCAACTCTGGGCGGATAGCGAGCAAAGACTGAGAGTCGTGAGGAAAATGTATTCCATGAGGTTCGATTCACCCCTAGAAGAGTCGCTAACGCTACGACAAATACGCGGCAAGGAGGGAATAAGAGTTCGAGAGACATACGCTGAAGCTAGCCGTGAAACTGGTGTTCCATGGCTCGGGCGATGCTATGATCGAAGTGACTGGAAAAACAGTGATCCGGTCAACCGTGCTCTGTCCGCTGCAAACAGTTGTTTGTATGGTATCTGCCAGGCCGGGATTCTTGCTCTCGGCCTGTCGCCGGCTTTGGGATTCATCCACACTGGGAAAATGCTGTCGTTCGTGTATGATATCGCAGATCTATACAAGACCCAACTCTCAATTCCGATTGCCTTCCAAACCGTGGCCAAGGGAGAGACTGAAATTGAAAGCCGCGTCAGAAAAGCTGTCCGAGACAAATTGAAAGAGACCAAGCTTTTGCAAACCATCGTTGCAGATACTCAGTTCGTCCTGGATCTGCGAAGCAGGAACCGGCCCAAACCTGAAGAGATGGACTTCGATTCCGACCCGGCTCTTCCCGGCGAGTTGTGGGATCCAGCGGGGGCCAATCAAACGGGTGGTATAAACTACTTTGATGAACCGACGTTAGGTGATGAAAATGGTTATAGTGATCCTTGA
- the cfa gene encoding cyclopropane fatty acyl phospholipid synthase codes for MSKSKEIVTELMAGAGVQINGINPYDIQVHNENLYDRALSLKSLGLGEAYMDGWWDCERLDEFVNRILQAGIADKTLGSWKLAVPFLRAYLFNLQSVSRARMIADRHYNLDNDLFLSFLDPYNQYSCAYFKETDDLTQAQINKMDLIITKLKLVPSDHVLDIGFGWGGLARYMTEKTGCKVTGVNISEQQIKYAKQTLSGLPVKIINSDFREISGEFTKIVSVGMFEHVGYKNYRTFMRIVHRCLTDGGIFLLHTIGGNSTQIKTDSWINKYIFPNGMLPSIAQIAKSAEGLFVIEDIHNLGPHYDKTLMAWNSNFQDAWPELSKRYDNRFRRMWEYYLLSCAGAFRARYNQLWQLILTKPGSSQPEFRI; via the coding sequence ATGTCCAAGAGTAAAGAGATTGTTACCGAACTCATGGCCGGCGCCGGAGTTCAAATAAATGGGATCAATCCCTACGACATTCAAGTCCACAATGAGAATTTATACGACCGGGCGCTAAGTCTGAAGAGTCTAGGCCTTGGCGAAGCGTACATGGACGGATGGTGGGATTGCGAGCGGCTTGACGAATTTGTTAACAGAATCCTGCAAGCGGGAATCGCTGACAAAACGCTCGGCTCCTGGAAGCTGGCTGTCCCGTTTCTGCGAGCCTACCTCTTTAATCTGCAATCTGTCAGTAGAGCAAGGATGATAGCAGACCGTCATTATAATCTCGACAATGATCTGTTTCTGTCCTTTCTCGACCCTTATAACCAGTACAGTTGCGCCTATTTCAAGGAAACTGACGACCTCACACAGGCTCAGATCAATAAAATGGACCTGATAATCACCAAGCTCAAACTCGTCCCTTCAGATCATGTGCTTGATATTGGCTTTGGATGGGGCGGGCTGGCGAGGTACATGACGGAAAAAACGGGTTGCAAAGTTACCGGAGTCAACATCTCAGAACAACAGATCAAATACGCCAAGCAGACTCTTTCCGGTTTACCGGTAAAAATAATCAACTCTGACTTCCGGGAAATTTCCGGTGAATTCACCAAAATTGTCTCGGTTGGAATGTTTGAGCACGTTGGCTACAAGAATTACCGAACATTTATGCGTATTGTCCACAGGTGTCTAACGGACGGGGGAATCTTTTTACTTCATACTATCGGTGGTAATTCTACCCAGATTAAGACGGACTCGTGGATAAACAAGTACATCTTCCCGAATGGAATGCTGCCGAGCATAGCTCAAATAGCCAAATCGGCCGAAGGTTTGTTCGTAATTGAGGACATCCACAATCTCGGCCCCCACTATGACAAGACCTTGATGGCCTGGAATTCGAACTTTCAGGACGCCTGGCCGGAACTTTCGAAACGTTACGACAATCGCTTCAGAAGGATGTGGGAATATTATCTCCTGTCATGCGCCGGAGCGTTTCGAGCCCGTTACAATCAGTTGTGGCAGTTGATCCTGACAAAGCCCGGCTCTTCACAACCGGAATTTAGAATTTGA
- the cas6e gene encoding type I-E CRISPR-associated protein Cas6/Cse3/CasE — translation MYLSCLLIDVGSNPDRPRPGRLWLRNLYRVHQRLCMAFPSAERKDKDPQFLDPYRPMDFSGEQGLFTESSTEIHKVKLKDVHTPRDGNQGFLYRIDPQLGSGRAVILVQSGVKPDWDYAFQNARHLLAVPAELKPFNPRFQLNQRLRFRILANPVRKVSSRSLDFAGKPFDERWKGKEVPVPTADLDNWLQRRAEPVWSAPKNSEDKQSRPGFRLVEITNTQSGYIYVNKRLDRNGARRLRSVRYEGILVVTDADTFGKTLARGIGPGKAFGFGLLSVTSEFPPP, via the coding sequence ATGTACCTGTCCTGTCTCTTGATCGACGTGGGTAGCAACCCAGACCGTCCTCGCCCCGGCAGGCTGTGGCTACGGAACCTTTACCGGGTCCACCAGCGTCTATGCATGGCGTTTCCATCGGCCGAACGAAAGGACAAAGACCCGCAGTTCCTCGACCCTTATCGACCTATGGACTTTTCCGGGGAGCAAGGTCTGTTTACCGAGTCCTCTACTGAAATACATAAGGTCAAACTTAAGGACGTTCATACTCCCCGGGATGGCAACCAAGGGTTCCTATATCGTATCGATCCACAACTCGGCTCCGGCCGGGCCGTGATTCTAGTGCAGTCTGGCGTTAAACCAGATTGGGACTACGCGTTCCAGAACGCTCGTCATCTTTTGGCGGTTCCCGCTGAGCTGAAGCCATTCAACCCTCGATTCCAGCTTAACCAGCGTCTACGATTCCGCATCCTGGCCAACCCGGTGAGAAAAGTCAGTTCTAGATCCCTAGATTTTGCAGGAAAACCTTTTGATGAACGATGGAAGGGCAAAGAGGTTCCCGTGCCGACGGCCGATCTCGACAATTGGCTGCAGCGCCGCGCTGAACCTGTATGGTCGGCGCCGAAGAACTCAGAGGATAAACAATCTCGGCCTGGCTTCCGTCTCGTTGAAATTACCAATACCCAAAGTGGCTATATTTATGTGAACAAGAGGCTAGATCGTAACGGCGCTCGGCGATTACGCTCTGTACGTTATGAAGGCATTCTGGTAGTTACTGACGCTGACACTTTTGGCAAAACTCTTGCCCGCGGCATCGGACCAGGAAAAGCTTTTGGGTTTGGGCTTCTCTCGGTAACATCAGAATTCCCACCACCATAG
- the cas5e gene encoding type I-E CRISPR-associated protein Cas5/CasD produces the protein MSAYTLFLRLEGPLQAWGDNSKFVIRRTMEAPTKSGVIGLLCAALGVSRSKASEDWLPKLSALTMGVRIDVPGVRWWDYHTVGAGMRMRIAEAEGKTKPGAMLTRREYLCDASFLVALQGDDESLIYELSEAIKKPKWTLYLGRKSCPPARPLLEPANQDKTFPNLESALTSVEWRRRFRGDLAPQTVDCLLDWKPIPGQPEAPTDALVWYDEPLTFEPPSHGPRFIVRQQLTIGPEGNIKVSPMPLQNSTPSPPRPRANYTDSKYRDARMTRLAADNGLCVFCKAPATTVQHITYRNAGGNESEEDLRSLCRLCHDAVTMIEYGLGMGLDRINPCEPRWRNEIVKKRDEIVKYRSLETRRRRLQPEEVE, from the coding sequence ATGAGCGCTTACACACTCTTTCTTCGCCTGGAAGGTCCGCTTCAAGCATGGGGTGACAACTCCAAGTTCGTCATTCGCCGAACAATGGAGGCGCCCACAAAGTCAGGCGTGATTGGACTTTTGTGCGCTGCTTTAGGTGTGTCCCGCTCGAAGGCTTCAGAAGATTGGCTGCCGAAACTCAGCGCCTTGACCATGGGAGTCAGGATAGATGTCCCGGGTGTCCGATGGTGGGATTATCACACGGTTGGCGCGGGTATGCGGATGCGTATCGCCGAAGCCGAAGGAAAAACAAAACCAGGCGCTATGTTGACGCGGCGAGAATACCTATGCGACGCTTCTTTTCTCGTGGCTCTACAAGGTGATGATGAGAGTCTTATCTATGAACTCAGTGAAGCGATAAAAAAACCTAAATGGACTCTCTATCTCGGAAGAAAGTCCTGTCCACCAGCCCGACCTCTACTTGAGCCAGCGAATCAAGATAAGACTTTCCCCAATTTGGAATCGGCGCTCACATCAGTGGAATGGCGTCGTCGGTTTAGAGGCGATTTGGCGCCACAGACCGTGGATTGCCTTCTCGACTGGAAACCAATACCTGGGCAACCGGAAGCGCCGACTGATGCGCTCGTTTGGTACGATGAGCCACTGACATTCGAACCGCCGTCTCATGGTCCCAGATTTATCGTTCGCCAGCAATTGACTATAGGACCTGAAGGTAACATCAAGGTGTCGCCAATGCCCCTTCAGAATTCCACCCCATCTCCGCCGCGCCCACGGGCAAATTACACTGACAGCAAGTATCGCGACGCCAGAATGACCCGACTTGCCGCCGACAACGGGCTGTGCGTATTTTGCAAGGCGCCGGCGACCACAGTACAACACATAACGTACCGCAACGCAGGTGGAAACGAATCCGAGGAAGATTTACGCTCGCTCTGCCGGCTCTGTCACGACGCTGTAACCATGATTGAATATGGTCTTGGCATGGGCCTGGATCGAATTAACCCATGTGAACCCCGATGGCGCAATGAGATAGTCAAAAAACGTGATGAGATAGTTAAATACCGTTCATTGGAGACCCGTCGCCGACGTTTGCAGCCCGAGGAGGTGGAATAG
- a CDS encoding ribbon-helix-helix domain-containing protein → MSQEKPEIITFKVPKSLSQALRGVPNRSEFIREAVLAALDSVCPLCKGSGILTVEQKAHWQGLLSDHYLSECGTCKAVHLVCRKAEKETAHEP, encoded by the coding sequence ATGAGCCAGGAAAAACCAGAAATAATCACATTTAAAGTGCCAAAATCACTGAGCCAGGCGCTGAGAGGAGTCCCAAACCGATCTGAATTTATCCGTGAGGCTGTTCTGGCCGCATTGGATAGCGTCTGTCCATTGTGCAAGGGATCCGGGATTCTCACAGTCGAACAAAAAGCTCATTGGCAGGGTCTTTTATCGGACCATTATTTATCTGAATGCGGGACATGCAAGGCAGTGCATCTAGTTTGCCGTAAAGCCGAAAAGGAAACCGCTCATGAACCTTAA
- a CDS encoding YkgJ family cysteine cluster protein, with product MTEGSGSDPRMSLNTDDRMSREDRFKFYCGPSVPCFTECCRKLELSLTPYDVLKLCKRLRKTPEEFLEDYTDIKPGSRHGFPEVFLKMQAEGERLCPFVSPSGCSVYEDRPGACRIYPLGRAASKNRSTNLNEEFFFLVKEDHCKGFEQAKTWDVQEWVSGQDLDQYNRVNDLLMELYMLGFRRGSVELSTQQLQMFMMACYNLTKFRDFLFNSSFLARFDLPEGQAELMRDDDLSLLEFAFQWLKFALFRIPTLRLKEAGRC from the coding sequence ATGACCGAAGGTAGCGGTTCGGACCCTAGAATGTCATTGAATACGGATGATCGGATGTCCAGAGAGGACCGCTTCAAGTTTTACTGCGGCCCTAGTGTCCCTTGTTTTACGGAATGTTGCAGAAAACTTGAACTCTCATTGACTCCATATGATGTCTTGAAGCTCTGTAAAAGGCTGCGCAAGACTCCTGAAGAATTCCTCGAAGATTACACAGACATAAAACCCGGATCTCGTCACGGCTTTCCTGAAGTCTTTCTTAAAATGCAGGCCGAAGGAGAACGTCTCTGCCCTTTTGTTTCACCGAGTGGTTGCTCTGTGTACGAGGACCGGCCCGGAGCCTGCCGTATTTACCCTCTCGGGAGAGCCGCGTCAAAGAATAGATCCACCAATCTTAATGAAGAGTTCTTTTTTCTGGTGAAGGAAGATCACTGCAAGGGATTCGAGCAGGCGAAGACCTGGGATGTCCAGGAATGGGTTTCTGGCCAGGACTTGGACCAGTATAACAGGGTTAACGATTTGCTCATGGAATTGTACATGCTTGGATTCCGAAGGGGATCCGTTGAACTGTCAACCCAACAGTTGCAGATGTTCATGATGGCCTGTTACAACCTTACTAAATTCCGTGACTTTCTTTTCAACTCGTCATTCCTGGCAAGGTTCGATCTACCTGAGGGACAAGCTGAATTGATGCGAGACGACGATTTGTCTTTGCTTGAGTTTGCTTTTCAATGGTTGAAATTTGCTCTTTTTCGTATTCCTACTTTGCGATTGAAAGAGGCGGGTCGGTGTTAA
- the cas7e gene encoding type I-E CRISPR-associated protein Cas7/Cse4/CasC, with the protein MLIEIHAIQNHSPANLNRDDLGAPKTCYFGGVLRSRISSQCIKRSIRMSEEFKRLCGGIRTRQLSKLIAEKITDQHDVKKRAETILAICGLKPKMPTKKNQEKDGQEDAEKSKMLVYTTQEAVQEMARLLQDDNGKTDTQLAKEFGNLISKRVAVPDMALSGRMLEPDKESKELWKGLATTVEAALQVAHAISTHEARPEVDYFVAADDIPAADAGAGYVDEAMFASACFYKYFSIHWETLVDNLKGFNGNQEHLAAHTIGAFIKGVALTTPSGKQNSFAAHNPPDGMLVEIKNAPISYANAFARPVSCGQRDIISQSIAQLGQYIRDLDTGYGEPNKRFWFSPNLRYPLSVIENKKEIVLAENNLKSLEELVSSVVGATGNDWEAVQGVFISPELS; encoded by the coding sequence ATGCTAATCGAGATTCACGCTATTCAAAACCACAGTCCGGCCAACTTGAACCGGGACGATCTTGGAGCGCCCAAGACCTGTTACTTTGGCGGAGTGCTACGTTCTCGTATCTCCAGCCAGTGTATCAAGCGAAGTATCCGCATGAGTGAAGAATTCAAACGACTCTGCGGGGGAATTCGCACTCGACAGTTGTCGAAATTAATCGCCGAAAAGATAACGGATCAACATGACGTCAAGAAGCGTGCAGAGACAATTCTTGCCATTTGCGGTCTTAAACCGAAGATGCCGACCAAAAAGAATCAGGAAAAAGATGGGCAGGAAGATGCAGAAAAGTCCAAGATGCTTGTCTACACGACCCAGGAGGCTGTCCAAGAGATGGCAAGACTATTGCAAGATGATAATGGAAAAACTGACACCCAACTTGCAAAGGAATTCGGAAATCTCATCAGCAAACGGGTCGCCGTACCAGACATGGCGCTTTCGGGACGGATGTTGGAGCCAGATAAAGAATCTAAGGAATTGTGGAAAGGACTTGCTACCACAGTAGAAGCTGCATTGCAGGTGGCCCATGCAATCTCAACACATGAAGCCCGACCCGAGGTAGATTATTTCGTCGCTGCGGACGATATCCCCGCCGCCGACGCTGGAGCAGGTTATGTGGACGAGGCCATGTTCGCGTCCGCATGTTTCTATAAGTATTTTTCAATTCACTGGGAAACGCTTGTAGATAATCTCAAAGGCTTCAACGGTAATCAAGAACATTTGGCTGCCCACACAATTGGGGCATTCATAAAAGGGGTGGCGCTAACAACGCCCAGTGGCAAACAAAATAGCTTCGCAGCGCACAATCCACCGGATGGGATGCTAGTAGAAATTAAGAACGCACCTATCAGCTATGCCAATGCATTCGCCAGGCCCGTGTCCTGTGGACAACGAGACATTATTTCGCAGAGCATCGCACAGCTCGGTCAATATATTCGTGACCTAGACACCGGATACGGTGAGCCTAATAAGAGGTTCTGGTTCTCGCCCAATCTTCGGTACCCTTTGAGTGTCATCGAAAATAAGAAGGAGATAGTCCTTGCAGAAAACAACCTAAAGTCGCTGGAAGAGTTAGTCTCTTCAGTGGTCGGCGCCACTGGCAATGACTGGGAGGCGGTTCAAGGGGTTTTCATTAGCCCGGAGCTTAGCTGA
- a CDS encoding nucleotide sugar dehydrogenase — translation MNREVSVSPEGEVFYLPNEDDYAAEFLRLKNLVDSHRGQGREIVVVMGIGFVGAVMAAVVADSTNDSGNPGKFVIGMQRPSARSFWKIPLMNRGVAPVKSEDPEVPAMIQRCVVDKGTLTASFTYQALSLADVVVVDVQCDYIKESLSNVKTGYVNLEDLEKSLEIIGETIPPTALTLIETTVPPGTTEQVAYPLIKRAFQKRGIEDDPLLAHSYERVMPGANYVASVRNFWRVCSGINEEARKRVVKFLSEVIDTKNFPLTVLDRPIESETSKIIENSYRATTLAFLNEWSVFAERNGVDLVKVLDAIKVRPTHSNIIFPGPGIGGYCLPKDGGLAVWAYKHLLGFEDDLFKITPLAIDINDSRSLHVAELVRDALRNMGRYIAASKVTLLGASYREDVGDTRYSGSEIIVRRLVEMGADVCVHDPYVDHWWEFEAQETYPAPGKSRGRFFRSQQKLTELKIEKDIATALKDADVMIIAVRHKKFMNLDPDDVVRYAGGPLAIIDCFGILKDGAIARYFELGCEVKGLGRGHINRIKKQFKR, via the coding sequence ATGAACCGGGAAGTATCTGTCAGCCCAGAAGGTGAAGTTTTCTATCTTCCAAATGAAGATGATTACGCCGCAGAGTTTCTCCGTCTGAAGAATCTGGTCGATTCCCATAGGGGCCAGGGTCGAGAAATAGTTGTAGTCATGGGCATAGGTTTTGTCGGGGCGGTAATGGCTGCGGTTGTCGCCGATTCTACGAATGACTCGGGCAATCCCGGGAAATTCGTAATCGGTATGCAAAGGCCCAGCGCACGCAGTTTCTGGAAAATACCACTCATGAATCGTGGCGTCGCTCCTGTCAAGTCCGAAGACCCGGAAGTCCCTGCCATGATCCAGAGATGCGTGGTGGACAAAGGAACGTTAACAGCGTCATTTACCTATCAGGCGTTGAGTCTGGCCGATGTGGTAGTGGTAGACGTGCAATGTGATTACATCAAGGAATCATTGAGTAATGTCAAAACCGGTTATGTTAACCTGGAAGACCTGGAAAAATCCCTTGAAATTATCGGTGAAACGATTCCTCCGACCGCTCTTACCCTTATAGAAACCACTGTTCCTCCTGGCACTACTGAACAGGTTGCCTACCCATTAATCAAAAGGGCTTTTCAAAAACGAGGCATCGAGGACGACCCATTACTTGCCCACAGCTACGAAAGGGTCATGCCCGGGGCAAATTATGTGGCTTCCGTAAGGAATTTCTGGAGAGTTTGCAGTGGAATAAATGAAGAAGCGCGTAAAAGAGTGGTTAAATTTCTAAGTGAAGTCATAGACACAAAGAACTTCCCATTAACAGTTCTTGATAGACCAATTGAATCCGAAACCTCAAAAATAATTGAGAACAGCTACCGCGCCACTACACTGGCCTTTCTGAATGAATGGAGCGTTTTTGCCGAACGTAACGGCGTGGATTTGGTTAAGGTGTTGGACGCCATAAAAGTTAGGCCCACTCACTCGAATATAATTTTCCCCGGGCCGGGTATCGGTGGATATTGCCTTCCCAAAGACGGCGGACTAGCTGTATGGGCGTACAAGCATCTTCTGGGATTCGAGGATGATCTTTTTAAGATAACACCGTTAGCGATAGACATAAACGACAGTAGAAGTCTCCATGTGGCGGAACTCGTTAGAGACGCCCTCCGAAACATGGGGAGATATATCGCCGCTTCCAAAGTAACTCTTTTAGGAGCTTCGTACAGAGAGGATGTAGGGGATACCAGATACAGCGGCTCAGAAATTATAGTCCGGAGACTTGTAGAAATGGGCGCCGACGTTTGTGTCCACGACCCGTACGTGGATCATTGGTGGGAATTCGAAGCCCAGGAAACGTACCCCGCACCAGGGAAAAGCCGTGGCCGGTTTTTCCGCTCGCAGCAAAAGCTTACTGAACTGAAAATCGAAAAAGATATCGCAACAGCGCTGAAAGACGCTGACGTAATGATTATCGCGGTAAGACACAAGAAATTCATGAACCTGGATCCGGATGATGTGGTTCGCTACGCAGGCGGTCCATTAGCCATTATAGATTGTTTTGGGATATTGAAAGACGGGGCTATCGCTCGATATTTTGAACTGGGCTGCGAAGTGAAAGGGCTTGGAAGAGGCCACATAAACAGAATAAAGAAACAATTTAAACGTTAG
- a CDS encoding HAD family hydrolase encodes MLKKAIFLDRDGVINRKLPEDRYVRNPGEFELLPGVPLALRIFKGLGYLLVIVTNQRGIARGIMTEDDLSDVHDFMRSLFRNDGMELDGLYYCPHDKTDYCDCRKPAPGMIFKAERDLGIDLAKSFMAGDSLSDVEAARTAGVQPVKISPVREASDIAPVFSSLLDFAEFLQKKGFRHD; translated from the coding sequence ATGCTAAAAAAAGCCATTTTTTTGGACCGGGACGGAGTTATCAACCGAAAACTCCCTGAGGACAGGTACGTTCGAAATCCTGGCGAGTTTGAGCTTTTACCTGGAGTGCCTTTAGCTTTGAGGATTTTTAAGGGATTAGGATATTTGCTTGTAATTGTTACCAATCAGCGAGGGATAGCGAGAGGAATTATGACCGAGGACGATCTCTCGGATGTACACGATTTTATGAGGTCACTATTCAGAAACGATGGAATGGAGCTGGACGGACTCTATTATTGTCCTCATGACAAAACAGATTATTGTGATTGTCGGAAACCTGCCCCTGGAATGATATTCAAGGCCGAGCGCGACTTGGGCATTGATCTGGCGAAGTCCTTCATGGCTGGAGATTCCCTGTCTGATGTTGAAGCCGCAAGAACCGCGGGAGTACAGCCGGTGAAGATATCTCCGGTTCGAGAAGCGTCAGATATTGCGCCGGTTTTTTCTTCTCTTCTCGATTTTGCGGAATTTCTTCAGAAAAAGGGGTTCCGTCATGACTAG
- the casB gene encoding type I-E CRISPR-associated protein Cse2/CasB has translation MSATDQYVEALTHLKAGELGLLRTHAGLGLDESVDGFDLFAGIWWPLREKNERAPRREVAWLIAKLYAFCPIMHSPGDYFACQLGLCQPNDERERRRYQGRFDQLLLLPIGLIEPALHLALDNIASKSPRVDWVKLTDDLSIWERERTRLRWAEQFLQINERTRSC, from the coding sequence GTGAGCGCAACGGATCAATACGTTGAAGCCCTAACGCACCTGAAGGCCGGTGAGTTGGGGCTCTTGCGAACCCACGCTGGGCTAGGGCTTGATGAATCGGTCGATGGGTTTGACCTATTTGCCGGGATCTGGTGGCCATTGCGTGAAAAAAACGAGCGAGCGCCTCGTCGGGAAGTTGCGTGGCTGATCGCAAAACTCTACGCCTTTTGTCCGATCATGCATTCTCCAGGCGATTATTTTGCATGCCAATTAGGCCTTTGTCAGCCGAACGATGAGAGGGAAAGACGTCGATACCAAGGTCGATTCGATCAATTGCTACTCCTACCGATTGGCCTGATCGAGCCCGCTTTGCATTTGGCGCTAGATAATATTGCCTCAAAAAGTCCGAGAGTCGATTGGGTGAAACTAACTGATGACCTGTCCATTTGGGAACGTGAAAGAACCCGACTCAGATGGGCAGAGCAATTCCTCCAAATTAACGAAAGGACAAGATCATGCTAA